A region of Paenibacillus sp. 37 DNA encodes the following proteins:
- a CDS encoding BlaI/MecI/CopY family transcriptional regulator → MNQIQKLSETEMELMVVIWSCAPPVTSTELLDIFAEKGKAWKAQTMSTFLSRLVDKGALTVTRRGRTNDYEPLLKPEDYKLQETQHVLDGLYQGSVKNLVSAMYDGDKLSDDDISELKKWLSEK, encoded by the coding sequence GTGAACCAGATTCAAAAATTATCCGAAACAGAAATGGAGTTAATGGTCGTTATATGGTCATGCGCCCCACCGGTCACCTCCACAGAACTATTAGACATCTTCGCTGAGAAGGGGAAAGCGTGGAAAGCGCAGACCATGTCTACCTTTCTGTCACGGTTGGTGGATAAAGGCGCACTTACCGTCACGAGACGTGGACGAACCAATGATTATGAGCCTCTTCTAAAGCCCGAAGACTACAAACTACAGGAAACGCAGCACGTTCTTGATGGACTGTATCAAGGTTCAGTCAAGAATTTGGTTTCGGCCATGTATGATGGTGACAAGCTTTCAGACGATGACATTTCAGAACTGAAAAAATGGCTTTCGGAAAAGTAG
- a CDS encoding TIGR01777 family oxidoreductase, whose protein sequence is MKKVVLAGGTGFVGQDFAQRFRKLGYEVLIISRQPGHIAWEDRAGIIGALEEAEMLINLAGKSVNCRYTEENRKVILESRTRTTRILGDAVLACNHPPELWINSSTATIYRHAEDRPMTEKEGEIGSGFSVDVAKAWEQAFFEFSLPSTRQIALRIAIVLGKGGVMVPMTNLVRFGLGGSQGAGTQQFSWIHIEDLFRMVIYLQEHPHLNGVFNASSPHPVTNRELMTRLREQMGVRIGLPSPRWMLELGARFIQTETELVLKSRWVIPERLEMEGFTFTYGTLDVALAEILNKKK, encoded by the coding sequence GTGAAGAAGGTTGTATTAGCTGGTGGAACGGGATTTGTCGGACAGGATTTTGCCCAAAGGTTCAGGAAGCTGGGTTATGAGGTGCTGATTATCTCGCGTCAGCCCGGTCATATTGCCTGGGAGGATCGTGCAGGAATTATAGGGGCACTGGAAGAAGCAGAGATGCTGATTAACCTGGCAGGTAAATCGGTAAATTGCCGTTATACGGAGGAGAATCGCAAAGTCATTCTGGAATCCAGAACCCGTACAACACGTATTCTCGGCGATGCCGTCCTGGCTTGTAATCATCCTCCCGAACTATGGATTAATTCGAGTACGGCGACCATATACAGACATGCTGAAGATCGTCCCATGACGGAAAAAGAAGGCGAGATTGGCTCTGGCTTCTCGGTCGACGTTGCCAAAGCTTGGGAACAGGCTTTCTTTGAGTTCAGTCTGCCGTCTACGCGTCAGATTGCACTGCGAATTGCGATTGTGCTGGGCAAGGGTGGCGTGATGGTGCCCATGACGAACCTCGTCCGTTTTGGACTGGGAGGATCGCAAGGTGCAGGCACACAGCAGTTCAGCTGGATTCATATCGAGGATCTGTTCCGCATGGTGATCTATCTGCAAGAGCATCCACATCTGAATGGTGTATTCAATGCCTCTTCGCCTCATCCGGTTACGAATCGGGAGCTGATGACGCGTCTGAGAGAACAGATGGGTGTTCGGATTGGACTGCCTTCTCCTCGCTGGATGCTTGAACTGGGCGCACGCTTCATTCAGACAGAGACGGAATTGGTTCTCAAAAGTCGTTGGGTCATTCCTGAACGATTGGAGATGGAGGGCTTCACGTTCACCTACGGTACGCTAGATGTCGCACTTGCCGAGATTTTGAATAAGAAGAAATGA
- a CDS encoding beta-ketoacyl-ACP synthase III: MQLRRVRIAGTGKYLPEQEVTDEELDRRLDVPAGWVSKATGVGVRHYASGEETSSFMGARAAETALADAGLQFSDIDCLVCTSGTKEQPLPSTAVFIQQAMGQQDSGVPAFDMDATCLSFLNGLDVISYMVDAGRYRRVLLVATEIASAGLNWSDKESAALFGDGAAAVIIERSPEGSSSQIVHASLRTYSRGARFSEIAGGGTRLHALNYKADQPEPYLFHMDGQAIFRMASRLLPGFISDMLQATGNQMEDFQLVIPHQGSAMAMRLIRKKLGIAEDRFMDITRNHGNTIAASIPMGLHEAIRQQRIQRGDRVLMIGTAAGLSLGGLIFDY, translated from the coding sequence ATGCAACTTAGAAGAGTAAGGATCGCAGGAACAGGGAAGTACCTGCCTGAACAGGAAGTCACCGATGAGGAACTGGATCGCCGCTTGGACGTGCCTGCAGGCTGGGTTAGCAAAGCCACAGGTGTAGGTGTACGCCATTATGCTTCGGGTGAAGAAACCTCCTCTTTCATGGGCGCGCGGGCTGCGGAAACTGCACTGGCGGATGCAGGATTACAATTCAGTGATATCGACTGTCTGGTGTGTACCAGTGGCACGAAGGAACAACCGTTGCCAAGTACGGCGGTTTTTATCCAGCAGGCCATGGGTCAGCAAGATTCAGGCGTACCTGCTTTTGATATGGATGCAACCTGCCTGAGTTTCCTGAACGGACTCGATGTGATCTCCTATATGGTAGATGCCGGACGTTACCGGCGAGTACTGCTCGTAGCCACCGAGATTGCCTCAGCCGGACTCAATTGGTCGGATAAAGAGAGTGCGGCCCTGTTCGGAGATGGAGCGGCCGCTGTTATTATTGAACGTTCGCCTGAAGGGTCATCCTCTCAGATTGTACATGCTTCCCTTCGAACCTACAGCCGAGGTGCTCGCTTCTCGGAGATTGCAGGTGGAGGTACACGGCTGCATGCTTTGAATTATAAGGCAGATCAGCCGGAGCCCTATCTTTTTCATATGGATGGACAGGCCATCTTCCGCATGGCTTCCAGACTTCTACCTGGATTCATCAGCGATATGCTGCAGGCGACCGGGAATCAGATGGAGGATTTCCAATTGGTGATTCCCCATCAGGGGAGTGCCATGGCGATGAGACTGATCCGCAAGAAGCTTGGCATTGCTGAAGATCGGTTTATGGACATCACACGAAATCACGGCAATACAATTGCGGCATCGATCCCGATGGGTCTGCATGAAGCGATTAGACAACAGCGTATTCAGCGGGGAGATCGGGTGTTGATGATTGGCACGGCTGCCGGATTATCATTGGGAGGACTCATTTTTGACTACTAG
- a CDS encoding ATP-grasp domain-containing protein — translation MTTRSGETGHRTAASLRVLLTGGRAPVTLDLARMLHRAGHRVYVAESAVRHLTRSSSAVEQCAVVPSPRHNTRAYLEELERLVQDWQIDLLIPMCEEVFYVAQGADRLRAYCRVLVTTLEQLHALHHKYDFIQLAGSLGLSVPDTRLINSQQEWTEAQSVLGEEGDWVWKPVYSRFAAKVRMPTRLIDDAGAGTEQEGHTSKKKHRHLRNDPPEEGELSSALPWVAQAFIPGQVLCTYSIAHEGQLVAHATYDSRYRTGSVGASVFFEQVEHEGALAWVRQFVQATGFSGQIGFDFIEGQDGQVYAIECNPRATSGIHLFHPGDDLVRALTEPETLVKEGRMITPARGSKAMLMLPMLGSGLQQIFGKGKFRAWVAAWCGARDVVYMRQDIQPLFEQFAVVLTAWRLARSQKFSLTEALTHDIEWNGEQQ, via the coding sequence TTGACTACTAGATCTGGGGAAACCGGACATCGTACAGCTGCTTCTCTTCGTGTGCTGCTTACAGGCGGAAGGGCTCCCGTTACGCTCGATCTGGCACGCATGCTTCATCGGGCAGGCCATCGGGTCTATGTTGCGGAGAGTGCCGTACGGCATCTGACCAGATCATCCAGTGCAGTGGAACAATGCGCTGTGGTCCCATCGCCGCGTCATAATACACGTGCTTATCTGGAAGAGCTGGAACGGTTGGTACAGGATTGGCAGATCGACCTGCTGATCCCCATGTGTGAAGAAGTCTTCTATGTTGCTCAAGGGGCAGACAGACTGCGTGCATATTGCCGTGTGCTGGTTACAACTCTGGAGCAACTGCATGCGCTGCACCATAAATATGATTTCATCCAGCTTGCAGGTTCACTCGGTCTTTCGGTCCCGGATACACGTCTGATCAACAGTCAGCAGGAATGGACGGAAGCTCAGTCTGTTCTGGGAGAAGAAGGAGATTGGGTGTGGAAACCGGTGTATTCCCGCTTCGCAGCCAAAGTTCGCATGCCCACACGTTTGATTGATGACGCTGGGGCAGGGACTGAGCAGGAAGGACACACAAGCAAAAAGAAGCATCGACATTTACGTAACGATCCTCCGGAAGAAGGGGAATTATCCTCTGCTTTGCCTTGGGTTGCACAGGCCTTCATTCCTGGTCAGGTGTTGTGTACATACAGCATAGCCCACGAAGGACAACTGGTTGCGCACGCCACCTACGATAGCCGCTACCGCACAGGAAGCGTGGGGGCCAGTGTGTTTTTTGAACAGGTGGAACATGAGGGTGCCCTTGCATGGGTGAGACAATTTGTGCAGGCAACAGGTTTCAGTGGACAGATTGGGTTTGATTTTATAGAAGGTCAGGATGGGCAAGTTTACGCAATTGAGTGTAATCCGAGGGCAACGAGTGGGATTCATCTGTTTCACCCTGGAGATGACTTGGTGCGTGCACTAACTGAACCGGAGACGTTGGTCAAGGAAGGAAGGATGATCACGCCCGCACGGGGCAGCAAAGCCATGCTCATGCTGCCCATGTTGGGAAGCGGGCTGCAGCAGATCTTCGGCAAAGGAAAGTTCCGGGCATGGGTAGCTGCCTGGTGTGGAGCCCGGGATGTGGTCTATATGCGGCAGGATATCCAGCCTTTGTTTGAACAATTTGCAGTGGTGCTGACCGCCTGGCGTCTGGCAAGATCACAGAAGTTCTCGCTGACAGAAGCTTTGACTCACGACATAGAATGGAACGGTGAACAACAATGA
- a CDS encoding NAD-dependent epimerase/dehydratase family protein, which produces MNRALVTGATGCLGRHLATRLAKVGWEVTGMGRQPKIGAELESAGIRFLNGDIRDEAAVNEACTGQDVVFHCAALSSPWGKYKDFYSSNVEGTQKLMDGCLKNDVQRFIHVSTPSIYFNYIPRYDVHENDPLPSKPANHYAATKLLAEQVVMEGHAKGLPSIVIRPRAIFGPYDQTLFPRIVAANAKSGVPMIGGGQALIDLTCVDNVVDALLLCRDAPDEALGRAYNISNGDPRAFNELVSSLFGMLDMSLRRRNIPYQMAYGVAALLERVHGYIPALGEPALTRYTVGSLSIPQTLDIRDAREQLGYAPRVSIEEGLQQFADWWRAESC; this is translated from the coding sequence ATGAACAGAGCATTGGTTACAGGAGCTACGGGATGCCTGGGCAGGCATCTCGCGACACGACTTGCAAAAGTGGGATGGGAAGTCACGGGCATGGGCCGACAGCCAAAGATTGGTGCAGAACTTGAGTCGGCAGGAATCCGATTTCTGAATGGAGATATACGGGATGAGGCTGCAGTAAATGAAGCGTGCACGGGGCAGGATGTGGTCTTTCACTGTGCGGCGCTATCATCACCATGGGGGAAGTATAAGGACTTTTATAGCAGTAATGTGGAAGGGACACAGAAACTCATGGATGGCTGCCTAAAAAATGATGTACAGCGATTCATACATGTCTCGACTCCAAGTATCTATTTTAACTACATACCGCGATATGACGTACATGAGAATGACCCGTTGCCATCCAAACCAGCCAATCATTATGCAGCCACCAAGCTTCTCGCGGAGCAGGTTGTGATGGAGGGGCATGCGAAGGGACTTCCGTCGATCGTGATTCGACCGCGAGCGATCTTTGGTCCGTATGATCAGACGTTATTTCCCAGAATAGTCGCAGCAAACGCGAAATCAGGCGTGCCGATGATTGGCGGTGGACAGGCATTAATCGATCTGACATGTGTGGATAATGTGGTGGACGCCTTGTTGTTGTGCCGTGATGCCCCTGACGAAGCGCTTGGCAGAGCTTACAATATCTCCAATGGCGATCCGAGGGCGTTTAATGAGTTGGTGAGCAGCCTGTTTGGCATGCTGGATATGTCTCTGCGTCGTAGAAACATTCCTTATCAGATGGCATATGGTGTGGCAGCGTTGCTGGAGCGAGTTCATGGCTATATTCCTGCGTTGGGTGAACCCGCGTTGACACGGTATACAGTCGGCTCCTTATCCATCCCACAGACGTTGGATATTAGGGATGCACGGGAGCAATTGGGATACGCCCCTCGGGTGTCTATTGAAGAGGGTTTACAACAATTTGCAGACTGGTGGAGGGCTGAATCATGCTGA
- a CDS encoding MBL fold metallo-hydrolase, with amino-acid sequence MLTTTPVELYLGAAGYCTHPEFLTLRGGRLKPVPFPAGFACIIHPVHGPILLDTGYSSRFFKETAHLPNALYRHITPVVYREEDSAVHFLAGLGLKASDIRYIILSHFHGDHIAGVRDFPEAQFIYLPRAYDAVRSLGSIAAVKAGYLSGLLPEDFAARSLPVTRQPERWTRAGEEFPFDEVYDIFGDGSLLGVDVSGHAEGMMGLLLRTEEHDYFLCADAVWSSRAFREQRRPHALAGIIMSDRQEYHRNFDKLVQLHQQFPHIRIVPSHCRDVLDAWGTGGQGL; translated from the coding sequence ATGCTGACGACAACTCCGGTAGAACTATATCTGGGTGCGGCAGGTTACTGTACACATCCAGAGTTTCTGACGTTGCGGGGTGGTCGGTTGAAGCCGGTGCCTTTCCCGGCAGGTTTTGCCTGCATCATTCACCCTGTACATGGACCAATCCTGCTAGATACGGGATATAGCTCCCGCTTTTTCAAGGAAACGGCTCATCTGCCCAATGCACTGTATCGTCATATTACACCGGTAGTCTATCGTGAAGAGGATAGTGCCGTTCATTTTTTGGCTGGGCTTGGGCTGAAAGCTTCGGATATTCGGTATATCATCCTCTCCCATTTTCACGGCGATCACATCGCGGGTGTGCGAGATTTCCCGGAGGCACAATTCATCTATCTGCCAAGGGCTTATGATGCTGTGCGCTCCCTTGGTTCGATTGCGGCTGTGAAGGCAGGTTATCTGTCCGGGTTGTTGCCTGAGGATTTTGCGGCCAGATCATTGCCAGTTACGCGTCAGCCTGAGCGATGGACGAGAGCTGGAGAGGAGTTCCCTTTTGATGAGGTCTACGATATCTTTGGCGATGGCAGTCTGCTGGGGGTGGATGTATCCGGTCATGCGGAAGGCATGATGGGACTTCTGCTGCGTACAGAAGAACATGATTATTTCCTGTGCGCGGACGCAGTGTGGTCGAGTCGGGCTTTTCGTGAACAGCGCAGGCCTCATGCGCTCGCGGGTATCATTATGTCTGATCGACAGGAATACCACCGTAACTTTGACAAGTTGGTTCAGCTGCATCAGCAGTTCCCCCACATTCGGATTGTGCCAAGTCATTGTCGAGATGTGCTGGACGCTTGGGGCACAGGAGGACAGGGCTTATGA
- a CDS encoding F390 synthetase-related protein — MSNPLRIVVHYALARGLRKWKTREQLERWQERRIIRHVHHIRARSPFYRKWWGGVDASNWRNFPLIDKSIMMENFDTLNTVGITKDEALALAGESEETRDFKPSIQGVTVGLSSGTSGNRGIFLVSDQEQDAWTGTVLAKLLPGGLWKPAKIAFFLRANSNLYESVQRGKLQFQYFDLLERVETLVNRLETYQPTVWVAPPSMLRLLADAYVAGHLTAVPDKIISVAEVLDPLDRKVLERVFGQTIYQVYQCTEGFLGATCRYGTLHLNEDIVHIEKEFIDPATRRFVPIITDFSRTSQPIIRYRLNDILTEAAMPCACGSLFTAIERIEGRCDDTLYFSQLHTGEAVPVFPDFVTRSVIAASPDIEHYRVVQRGDGTMEVSLQLGGNAALGQVKAAVLQELNKLADRMDCTLPEVRFVPYTFKPGVTKLRRVERQLD, encoded by the coding sequence ATGAGCAATCCACTTCGTATTGTGGTTCATTATGCTCTCGCACGTGGGCTGAGAAAGTGGAAAACGCGAGAACAACTGGAGCGCTGGCAAGAACGCCGGATTATTCGGCATGTTCATCACATCCGCGCCCGATCTCCGTTTTATCGAAAGTGGTGGGGTGGCGTGGACGCATCCAACTGGAGGAACTTTCCGTTGATTGACAAATCAATCATGATGGAGAACTTCGATACACTGAATACGGTAGGCATTACCAAGGACGAAGCGTTGGCTCTTGCAGGTGAAAGTGAAGAAACGCGTGACTTCAAACCCTCCATTCAGGGAGTGACCGTTGGATTGTCCTCGGGTACGTCAGGGAACCGGGGGATATTTCTGGTGAGCGATCAGGAACAGGATGCGTGGACGGGCACGGTGCTGGCCAAGTTGCTGCCTGGTGGACTGTGGAAACCTGCGAAGATTGCATTTTTCCTGCGGGCCAACAGTAATCTGTATGAATCGGTGCAGCGTGGTAAGTTACAGTTTCAGTACTTTGATCTGCTGGAGCGTGTGGAGACCTTGGTCAATCGGCTGGAAACCTACCAACCTACCGTGTGGGTGGCTCCCCCATCCATGCTGCGTCTGTTGGCGGACGCCTATGTGGCAGGCCACCTGACTGCTGTACCGGATAAAATCATCTCTGTTGCCGAGGTGCTGGACCCCTTGGATCGCAAGGTGCTGGAGCGGGTCTTCGGACAGACCATTTATCAAGTCTATCAGTGCACAGAAGGGTTCCTGGGAGCGACCTGTCGTTATGGCACACTACATTTGAATGAGGATATAGTCCATATTGAAAAAGAGTTCATTGATCCCGCCACCCGGCGGTTCGTGCCCATTATCACAGACTTCTCCAGAACATCACAGCCGATCATCCGGTATCGGCTGAATGATATTCTGACCGAGGCGGCGATGCCATGTGCCTGTGGTTCCCTGTTTACCGCCATTGAGCGGATTGAAGGCCGCTGTGATGACACGCTATATTTTTCACAACTACATACGGGTGAGGCGGTGCCGGTCTTTCCGGATTTCGTCACCCGTTCGGTCATTGCGGCGTCGCCAGATATTGAACATTATCGTGTGGTGCAACGTGGGGACGGGACGATGGAGGTATCGCTACAACTTGGAGGAAATGCAGCACTGGGGCAAGTAAAGGCTGCTGTGTTGCAGGAATTGAACAAGTTGGCAGACAGGATGGATTGTACTTTGCCTGAGGTGAGATTCGTTCCGTATACGTTCAAACCAGGGGTCACCAAGCTACGCAGGGTGGAGAGACAGCTTGATTGA
- a CDS encoding SDR family oxidoreductase: MQTEDHRNEETKEKRLSTSGAHDPVALITGTSSGFGMLTAITLAKQGYLVVATMRDLSRRGELVRLAGEAGITERLVYEQLDVTDSESVQTAITKVVLEYGRIDMLVNNAGFAVGGFIEEVSMEDWRRQMDTNLFGLIAVTRAVLPVMREQKQGLIVNLSSVSGLSGFPGYAPYAASKFAVEGFTESLRHEMSSFGVRVVLVEPGAYRTPIWNKGLGEIHRSENSPYKHKLDAVLRYSKHASETAPDPQEVADLIGRIARMRAPRLRYALGKGSRLLIIGKLLLPWKWLEWIIARGLK; the protein is encoded by the coding sequence ATGCAGACAGAGGATCATAGAAATGAAGAAACAAAGGAAAAAAGACTATCAACATCTGGTGCACATGATCCCGTGGCTCTCATCACAGGCACATCCAGTGGCTTCGGTATGTTAACGGCCATTACTCTTGCCAAGCAGGGATACCTTGTTGTTGCTACCATGCGCGACCTTAGTCGAAGAGGAGAGTTGGTCAGACTTGCAGGAGAGGCAGGCATAACAGAACGTTTGGTGTACGAGCAGTTGGACGTTACGGATTCTGAATCGGTGCAAACAGCTATAACCAAAGTCGTTCTGGAGTATGGCCGAATCGACATGCTGGTGAACAATGCAGGATTTGCGGTTGGCGGGTTCATTGAGGAAGTATCGATGGAGGATTGGCGGCGCCAGATGGATACGAATCTGTTTGGGTTAATCGCTGTGACACGTGCGGTCTTGCCTGTGATGCGTGAACAGAAGCAGGGGTTAATCGTTAACTTGTCCAGTGTCAGCGGGTTGTCCGGTTTTCCAGGATATGCTCCGTATGCTGCCTCCAAATTCGCTGTGGAGGGATTCACGGAAAGTCTGCGGCATGAGATGTCTTCGTTCGGCGTTCGGGTGGTATTGGTTGAACCAGGTGCTTATCGTACGCCGATCTGGAATAAAGGTTTGGGTGAGATTCACCGGAGCGAAAACTCTCCATATAAGCATAAGCTGGATGCGGTTCTTCGTTATTCCAAACATGCGAGTGAGACGGCACCTGATCCACAGGAGGTAGCTGATCTGATTGGCCGAATTGCACGGATGCGTGCACCAAGACTTCGATATGCTCTCGGAAAAGGTTCACGTTTGCTCATCATAGGCAAGTTGCTTCTACCCTGGAAGTGGCTGGAGTGGATCATTGCCCGTGGATTAAAATAG
- a CDS encoding DJ-1/PfpI family protein, with amino-acid sequence MKMAFVLFDGLTFLDFAGFYDVINRLNFFEQTKGTTWETCAMTDQVTDESGLTMKVDRVKPDLSEYDLVFIPGGMGTRKLRYDEAFVGWLKQAESVPLKVSVCTGSLLLGAAGFLSGKKATTHPHAYNLLEPYVTEVIQKRIVKDGNVITAGGVATSIDLGIYVVGLLAGQEAAANVKLQIDYPYEMQGVVEE; translated from the coding sequence ATGAAAATGGCATTCGTTTTGTTTGATGGACTGACTTTCCTTGATTTTGCAGGGTTTTATGATGTGATCAATCGGTTGAATTTCTTTGAGCAAACCAAAGGAACGACGTGGGAAACCTGTGCAATGACAGATCAGGTCACGGATGAGTCTGGTTTAACGATGAAGGTGGATCGAGTGAAGCCTGACCTATCGGAATACGATCTCGTGTTTATCCCCGGAGGCATGGGAACGCGCAAGCTTCGATATGACGAGGCCTTCGTAGGTTGGCTGAAACAGGCTGAGTCTGTGCCTTTGAAGGTTTCCGTGTGCACAGGCTCTCTGCTGCTGGGTGCAGCTGGTTTTTTATCCGGTAAAAAAGCAACAACACATCCACATGCATATAACTTGCTTGAGCCGTATGTCACCGAGGTGATTCAGAAGCGGATTGTAAAAGATGGAAATGTAATTACTGCCGGTGGTGTGGCCACGTCCATTGATCTGGGGATTTATGTTGTTGGGTTGCTTGCAGGACAGGAAGCGGCAGCGAATGTAAAACTTCAGATCGATTATCCTTATGAGATGCAGGGAGTGGTTGAAGAATGA
- a CDS encoding GNAT family N-acetyltransferase gives MNEGRKQEHCTIRNIQRDEADIYWPLRLEALKTHPEAFGASFELSIEIPMNEVQERIHNEPDDYILGAYTEEGTLAGMMGFKREHGLKLRHKGMIWGVYVAPPYRGSGLASRLLREVLDRGRHLEGIKQINLSVVTTNESARRLYERYGFEVYGIERNALEVHGQGYDEAHMNYFYTEPSRLDADITTGGVR, from the coding sequence ATGAATGAAGGCCGAAAGCAAGAGCACTGTACCATTCGCAATATTCAGCGGGATGAAGCAGACATCTACTGGCCTTTGCGACTGGAAGCATTGAAAACACATCCTGAAGCCTTCGGGGCTTCGTTTGAATTGTCGATTGAGATTCCCATGAATGAAGTACAGGAACGCATACATAATGAGCCCGATGATTATATTCTGGGAGCATACACAGAAGAAGGAACCTTGGCGGGAATGATGGGTTTCAAAAGGGAACATGGCCTAAAGCTCAGGCACAAAGGCATGATCTGGGGCGTCTATGTTGCTCCCCCATATCGGGGGAGTGGGCTGGCTTCACGGTTGCTCCGCGAGGTGCTGGATCGGGGAAGACATCTGGAAGGTATCAAACAGATTAATCTGAGTGTAGTGACAACCAATGAATCAGCCCGACGTTTATACGAGCGATATGGATTTGAAGTCTACGGCATCGAGCGTAACGCATTGGAAGTCCATGGTCAGGGATATGATGAGGCGCATATGAATTACTTTTATACAGAGCCCTCAAGATTGGATGCTGATATCACCACAGGAGGAGTCCGATGA
- a CDS encoding serine/threonine-protein kinase translates to MTDHVELEIDGVSFVLKESHSFDWLQPLGKVFRVFDQQDSGNLSFGIVQKDGKKLFVKYAGAHTIHANHTGCPPEAIRNLKSSVSVYEDLAHDTLIRLTDHFATGKGYACVFDWVNGECLHSHWYFPPPAKYEDPRSPYYRFRQLPVETRIRAMEQILDFHIEVERRGYVAVDLYDGSLIYDFDRNFMKICDIDLYRKGSFTNTMGRMWGSSRFMSPEEFELGAPIDAVTNVFNMGATAFGLLGGEKDRSYARWDAGEALYQVVKRAVSDDRSQRYATIAELDEAWKKATLQGQ, encoded by the coding sequence ATGACAGATCATGTTGAACTTGAGATCGACGGTGTTTCCTTTGTCTTAAAAGAGTCTCATTCTTTCGATTGGTTACAGCCCTTGGGTAAGGTTTTTCGCGTATTCGATCAGCAGGATTCAGGGAATCTCTCTTTTGGTATTGTGCAAAAGGATGGAAAGAAATTGTTCGTAAAGTATGCGGGAGCACATACCATTCATGCGAATCATACAGGATGTCCCCCGGAAGCCATTCGTAATCTGAAATCATCTGTTTCCGTATACGAAGATTTGGCGCATGACACGTTGATTCGACTAACGGATCATTTTGCAACGGGTAAGGGTTATGCCTGTGTCTTCGACTGGGTGAATGGGGAGTGTCTGCACTCCCATTGGTATTTTCCGCCTCCGGCTAAGTATGAAGATCCGCGTTCGCCCTACTATCGGTTCAGACAGCTTCCAGTGGAGACACGCATTCGGGCGATGGAACAGATTCTGGATTTTCATATCGAGGTGGAACGGAGAGGTTATGTGGCTGTTGATCTGTATGATGGCAGTCTGATCTATGATTTCGACAGAAACTTTATGAAAATTTGTGATATCGACTTGTATCGGAAAGGCTCTTTTACCAATACCATGGGACGTATGTGGGGATCTTCCCGCTTTATGTCTCCAGAGGAATTTGAGTTGGGTGCACCCATAGATGCGGTTACCAATGTATTCAACATGGGGGCAACGGCGTTTGGGTTACTTGGCGGGGAGAAAGATCGTTCCTATGCCAGATGGGATGCCGGAGAAGCATTGTATCAGGTTGTGAAACGTGCAGTGAGCGATGATCGGTCACAGCGGTACGCAACGATTGCGGAATTGGATGAGGCCTGGAAAAAAGCTACTTTGCAAGGTCAATGA
- a CDS encoding GNAT family N-acetyltransferase: MLKIQASTLYTINEQQRLLSINEPGGGQAPAIFIGLASAGSLIYYHEQLPPDLMDELSKECELPLDIPKLIRKVETFEPVNHVWMGPAYAFPESSDEWNHKVQLIGQEQHYLLAEHFPELTDHLHEKSPVAAYVIGDSAVAVCCSARLSDHGAEVSLYTAPGYRGHGYAAETVKCWQYHVKERGRMPIYSTSWDNLASQQVARKLGLIQFGVDFSITTQL; this comes from the coding sequence ATGTTGAAGATACAAGCGAGCACGTTATATACAATCAATGAGCAGCAGCGTCTATTAAGCATTAACGAGCCGGGTGGTGGGCAGGCTCCAGCCATATTTATCGGGTTGGCTTCTGCCGGTTCACTGATCTATTACCATGAGCAGTTACCGCCGGATCTGATGGATGAATTGAGTAAGGAATGTGAGCTTCCATTGGATATTCCGAAACTGATTCGCAAGGTGGAAACCTTTGAGCCAGTTAACCATGTATGGATGGGACCCGCCTATGCTTTTCCTGAGTCATCTGACGAGTGGAATCATAAAGTTCAGTTGATTGGTCAGGAGCAGCATTATTTGCTGGCAGAGCATTTCCCTGAATTAACAGACCACTTGCATGAAAAAAGCCCTGTTGCCGCTTATGTTATTGGGGATTCTGCAGTGGCAGTGTGCTGCTCCGCAAGACTCTCCGATCATGGGGCGGAAGTGAGTCTATATACGGCACCCGGTTATAGAGGACATGGGTATGCAGCGGAGACGGTAAAATGCTGGCAGTATCATGTCAAGGAGCGTGGACGCATGCCAATCTACAGTACATCTTGGGATAATCTCGCTTCACAGCAAGTTGCCCGTAAACTGGGATTAATTCAGTTCGGTGTGGATTTCAGTATCACAACACAACTGTAG